A window of the Lodderomyces beijingensis strain CBS 14171 genome assembly, chromosome: 7 genome harbors these coding sequences:
- a CDS encoding 40S ribosomal protein eS25 — MAPKIQQTKAAKAAAALAGGKKGKKKWNKGKVKDKAQHIVILDQEKYDRILKDVPTYKYVSVSVLVDRLKIGGSLARVALRQLEDDGIITPVLKHSKQAIYTRAQ; from the coding sequence ATGGCGCCAAAGATCCAACAAACTAAGGCCGCtaaagctgctgctgccttgGCCGGTGGTAAGAAAGGTAAAAAGAAGTGGAACAAGGGTAaggtcaaggacaaggcTCAGCACATTGTCATCTTGGACCAAGAGAAATACGACAGAATCTTGAAGGATGTCCCAACCTACAAGTACGTTTCCGTTTCCGTTTTGGTTGACAGATTGAAGATTGGAGGTTCGCTTGCCCGTGTTGCTTTGAGACAGTTGGAGGACGACGGAATCATTACCCCGGTCTTGAAGCACTCCAAACAAGCCATCTACACTCGTGCTCAGTAA